From the Martelella mediterranea DSM 17316 genome, one window contains:
- a CDS encoding M48 family metallopeptidase yields MNARTIDIGGRVLPLNVRTNARARRMTLKIEPGGHAVSLTVPPGLARHQVEGFLRRHHDWLIDRIGRFEGRETAIGDGASLPVFGVAHTIRHSGNLRGLTEARVENGAPILLVSGPAASIGRRASDYLKKEAKREITERVRYHAEASGKRFSAISFKDTKSRWGSCSSAGNLNFSWRIAMAPLFVVDYLAAHEVAHLSEMNHGPRFWALCEKLCPRTPEARRWLKAEGSFLHAIRFDAPTV; encoded by the coding sequence ATGAACGCCAGGACAATCGACATCGGCGGAAGGGTGCTGCCGCTCAACGTCAGGACCAATGCGCGCGCGCGGCGGATGACGTTGAAGATCGAGCCGGGCGGGCATGCGGTGAGCCTGACCGTGCCGCCGGGGCTTGCGCGCCATCAGGTTGAAGGGTTTCTGCGCCGTCATCATGACTGGCTGATCGACCGGATCGGACGGTTCGAGGGCCGCGAAACAGCCATTGGCGACGGCGCGTCGCTGCCGGTGTTCGGCGTCGCCCACACTATCCGCCACAGCGGCAATCTGCGCGGATTGACCGAGGCCCGTGTCGAGAACGGCGCGCCCATTCTTCTGGTCTCCGGTCCCGCCGCCAGTATCGGCCGGCGCGCCAGTGATTATCTGAAGAAGGAGGCCAAGCGCGAGATCACGGAACGCGTGCGATACCACGCGGAGGCGAGCGGCAAGCGCTTTTCGGCGATCAGCTTCAAGGACACCAAATCGCGCTGGGGTTCGTGTTCGTCGGCCGGCAATCTCAATTTCTCCTGGCGGATCGCGATGGCGCCGCTGTTTGTCGTGGATTATCTGGCCGCCCATGAAGTGGCCCATCTCAGCGAAATGAACCACGGGCCGCGTTTCTGGGCGCTGTGCGAAAAGCTGTGCCCGAGAACCCCGGAGGCGCGCCGCTGGCTGAAGGCCGAAGGATCGTTCCTCCATGCAATCCGCTTCGACGCGCCAACCGTATAG
- a CDS encoding ActR/PrrA/RegA family redox response regulator transcription factor → MNALQTPDTNDELAGLGDDRSLLLVDDDAPFLRRLARAMETRGFDIETAGSVAEGIALTKARPPAFAVVDLRLEDGSGLDVVAAIREARADTRIVMLTGYGNLATAVTAVKLGALDYLAKPADADDIVHALTQQPGEKTDLPENPMSADRVRWEHIQRVYEMCDRNVSETARRLNMHRRTLQRILAKRAPR, encoded by the coding sequence ATGAACGCATTGCAGACCCCCGATACGAATGACGAACTCGCCGGCCTCGGCGACGACCGCAGCCTTCTGCTTGTCGATGACGACGCACCGTTCCTGCGCCGGCTGGCGCGCGCCATGGAAACGCGCGGCTTCGATATCGAAACCGCAGGCTCGGTTGCCGAAGGGATCGCGCTTACCAAGGCGCGGCCGCCGGCCTTCGCCGTCGTCGATCTGAGGCTCGAGGACGGCAGCGGGCTCGACGTGGTCGCCGCCATCCGGGAGGCGCGGGCCGATACCCGGATCGTGATGCTGACCGGCTACGGCAATCTCGCCACCGCCGTCACCGCCGTGAAGCTCGGCGCGCTCGATTACCTCGCCAAACCCGCCGATGCCGACGATATCGTCCATGCGCTGACCCAGCAGCCCGGCGAAAAGACCGACCTGCCCGAAAACCCGATGTCGGCGGACCGGGTGCGCTGGGAGCATATCCAGCGGGTCTACGAGATGTGCGACCGCAATGTCTCCGAAACCGCCCGCCGCCTCAACATGCACCGCCGCACCCTGCAGCGCATCCTCGCCAAACGCGCGCCGCGCTGA
- a CDS encoding phosphoribosylanthranilate isomerase: protein MKRPAIKICGLSSEDTIDHVIRRGASHVGFIFFEKSPRHVEPDVAAGLIAHVRGRAKTVAVSVDADNELLEEIVYAARPDMLQLHGHETPDRVMTIKALFGLPVIKAFSLRAPEDLARVDDYDGVADHLLFDAKPPANATLPGGNGVTFDWRLLAGWRPTIPYFLSGGLSAENVAAALHETGAHGLDVSSGVESAPGVKDAARIDAFFDAVDAAYATA, encoded by the coding sequence ATGAAACGTCCGGCCATCAAGATCTGCGGGCTCAGCAGCGAAGACACGATCGATCACGTCATCCGTCGCGGGGCGAGCCATGTCGGCTTCATCTTCTTTGAGAAGAGCCCGCGCCATGTCGAGCCCGATGTCGCCGCCGGCCTGATCGCCCATGTGCGCGGCCGGGCGAAGACGGTTGCCGTTTCGGTGGATGCCGACAACGAGCTTCTGGAAGAGATCGTCTACGCCGCCCGTCCCGACATGCTGCAGCTTCACGGCCATGAGACGCCCGACCGGGTGATGACCATCAAGGCGCTGTTCGGCCTGCCGGTGATCAAGGCGTTTTCGCTGCGCGCGCCGGAAGACCTCGCGCGGGTTGATGACTATGACGGTGTCGCGGATCATCTGCTTTTTGACGCAAAGCCGCCTGCAAACGCGACGCTTCCGGGTGGAAATGGCGTGACCTTCGATTGGCGCTTGCTTGCCGGCTGGCGCCCGACTATTCCCTATTTCCTGTCGGGCGGTCTTTCGGCGGAAAATGTCGCCGCCGCGCTTCATGAAACCGGGGCGCACGGGCTCGATGTTTCCTCGGGCGTCGAAAGCGCGCCCGGCGTGAAGGATGCCGCCCGGATCGATGCCTTTTTTGATGCCGTTGACGCTGCCTATGCAACGGCCTGA
- a CDS encoding gluconokinase, whose amino-acid sequence MNNHDIEKPGAIPDAIIVMGVSGSGKSSVARRLAERAGHDFIEGDELHPAANVEKMSRGIPLQDEDRWPWLALIGAEIANHRQVGVVVTCSALKKTYRDRLRQTAGGSLAFVFLDGSEALLSARMGHRTGHFMPVSLLQSQLTTLERPDGEPGVVVVDIDQSLEAIVEAALAGLVTAFD is encoded by the coding sequence ATGAACAATCATGACATCGAAAAGCCGGGCGCGATCCCCGACGCCATCATCGTTATGGGCGTCAGCGGCTCGGGCAAATCCTCGGTCGCGCGGCGTCTGGCCGAGCGCGCGGGCCATGACTTCATCGAGGGCGACGAACTTCACCCCGCCGCCAATGTCGAAAAGATGTCGCGCGGCATTCCGCTTCAGGATGAGGACCGCTGGCCCTGGCTGGCGCTTATCGGCGCGGAGATCGCGAACCACCGGCAGGTGGGTGTCGTGGTCACCTGCTCGGCGCTGAAGAAAACCTATCGCGACCGGCTGCGCCAGACCGCCGGCGGGTCGCTGGCCTTCGTGTTTCTGGACGGCAGCGAGGCCTTGCTGAGCGCGCGCATGGGCCATCGCACCGGCCATTTCATGCCGGTTTCGCTGCTCCAGAGCCAGCTTACGACGCTGGAGCGGCCCGACGGCGAGCCCGGCGTGGTTGTCGTCGACATCGATCAATCGCTGGAGGCGATCGTCGAGGCGGCGCTTGCAGGCCTTGTGACCGCATTCGACTGA
- a CDS encoding MFS transporter translates to MTVTASERRRALFLGSMGGGLEFYDFVIYASFASQIGKTFFPDEAPAARLLAAFAIFAVGYLVRPLGGILFSHFGDRHGRKAMLRVSIAGMAGATFLIAFMPGYASWGISATVLLVVLRMVQGLCLGGEIPGAMTLITETMPKRRGLACGFLFMIINVGMLAAQAVQWAITHLMSETAVLSYGWRIGFFVGGLVAIAGFFLRARLSESPAFAEMEAHAHKVPLAALFRDNGRAVWLGLFITGLGAATVPLLYLYMNSYLTDFLKYDPDQVATAVLVGIVLFSLPMPVAGLISDFVGIKVPAFIASLILAVAAIPAYVWMHQGVSELLPAMIVISLIAAFAWGVGPVLLTAIFPTDVRYTGVAFVYNIGFAIVGGLTPLTATFIIQQTGFMLAPGFLLALFAGLATVAIFLSNVLPSGKTGRD, encoded by the coding sequence ATGACGGTGACGGCCAGCGAGCGCAGACGCGCTCTCTTTCTGGGGAGCATGGGCGGCGGGCTCGAATTCTATGACTTCGTGATCTATGCCTCCTTCGCCTCGCAGATCGGCAAGACCTTCTTTCCGGACGAGGCGCCGGCCGCGCGGTTGCTGGCAGCCTTCGCGATCTTCGCCGTCGGCTATCTCGTGCGCCCGCTCGGCGGCATCCTGTTTTCCCATTTTGGCGACAGGCACGGCCGCAAGGCCATGCTCAGGGTCTCGATCGCCGGCATGGCGGGCGCGACATTCCTGATCGCCTTCATGCCCGGCTATGCCAGCTGGGGCATTTCTGCCACCGTGCTGCTCGTGGTGCTGCGCATGGTGCAGGGCCTCTGCCTTGGCGGCGAAATCCCCGGCGCGATGACGCTGATCACCGAAACCATGCCGAAGCGGCGCGGGCTCGCCTGCGGCTTCCTGTTCATGATCATCAATGTCGGCATGCTGGCCGCCCAGGCCGTGCAGTGGGCGATCACCCACCTGATGTCGGAGACCGCCGTGCTCTCCTATGGCTGGCGGATCGGCTTCTTCGTCGGCGGGCTGGTGGCGATCGCGGGCTTCTTCCTGCGCGCGCGGCTTTCCGAAAGCCCGGCCTTCGCGGAGATGGAAGCCCATGCCCACAAGGTGCCGCTCGCCGCGCTGTTCCGCGACAATGGCCGCGCCGTCTGGCTCGGCCTGTTCATCACCGGGCTCGGGGCGGCGACCGTGCCGCTGCTCTATCTCTACATGAACTCCTATCTCACCGATTTCCTCAAATACGATCCCGATCAGGTGGCGACCGCCGTTCTCGTCGGCATCGTGCTGTTTTCGCTGCCGATGCCGGTGGCCGGCCTGATCTCGGATTTCGTCGGCATCAAGGTTCCAGCCTTCATCGCCTCGTTGATCCTGGCGGTGGCGGCGATCCCGGCCTATGTCTGGATGCATCAGGGCGTTTCGGAACTGCTGCCGGCGATGATCGTGATCTCGCTGATCGCGGCCTTCGCCTGGGGCGTCGGGCCGGTGCTGCTGACGGCGATCTTCCCGACGGATGTGCGCTATACCGGCGTTGCCTTCGTCTATAATATCGGCTTTGCGATCGTCGGCGGGCTGACGCCGCTGACGGCGACCTTCATCATCCAGCAGACCGGGTTCATGCTGGCGCCCGGCTTCCTGCTGGCGCTGTTCGCGGGGCTTGCGACGGTGGCGATCTTCCTGTCCAACGTTCTGCCTTCCGGCAAAACCGGCCGCGACTGA
- a CDS encoding DUF2852 domain-containing protein has product MNETALLRPAWTPLTIALMVIGFVVFWPLGLVMLAYIIWGDRLNMSRGEWKRSAERAFGSCKRNMRQAAEPMASTGNAAFDEWRRSEMERIEAERRKLDEMRAEFDRYTDELRKARDREEFDRFMRERNNGNSGGTSQD; this is encoded by the coding sequence ATGAACGAGACTGCGTTACTGCGTCCGGCGTGGACGCCACTTACGATCGCCCTGATGGTGATCGGTTTTGTCGTGTTCTGGCCGCTTGGACTGGTGATGCTTGCCTATATTATCTGGGGCGATCGTCTGAACATGTCGCGCGGCGAGTGGAAGCGTTCCGCCGAACGCGCCTTCGGCTCCTGCAAGCGCAACATGCGCCAGGCCGCCGAGCCGATGGCCTCCACCGGCAATGCCGCCTTCGATGAATGGCGCCGCAGCGAAATGGAGCGGATCGAGGCAGAGCGCCGCAAGCTCGACGAGATGCGCGCCGAATTCGATCGCTACACCGACGAGCTGAGAAAGGCCCGCGACCGCGAGGAATTCGACCGTTTCATGCGCGAGCGCAACAACGGCAATTCCGGCGGAACATCGCAGGACTGA